TCCTGCTCGGTTCGTTCGGTCTGTTTTTCACGCTCTTCCTGCTCTATGCCCGGTTCTTCCCGGCAATCGCCATGGCAGAGGTGAAAACCATTATCAAATCACCAGGAGCAAAGGGCTTCGGTCATTAAGCCGTAGCCTGGAGAAGAGAGGAATCCAATGGAATTCATCAATAAGAAACTCGAACCCGCTCTTGAGAAGCTTGAAGGAGCGCTGGATCGCTTCTTCGGAAAGCAGATTGAGATGGTCGAAGGTCTGATCGAAAAGACCTTCGAATACACCTACCGCGAAACGACAAACGGCGTATTCGGTCTGTTCAGCACTCCCGAGCAGATCTCGCATGCGGCAAAAGAGACGGTGAAGAAAGGTTTTACCAACTTCGACTGCCTCACTCCGTTTCCCGTGCACGGCTTGGAATACGACATGGGCCTGAAGCGCTCGAAAATCCCGTATGTTACGTTTGTGATGGGACTTGTCGGTCTGGCAACGGCCATATTCTTACAGCTGAACGTGCATGAGATGGTCATTCCGGTAACGATCACACATGCCATCGATGCGATGCCGAACCTGAACTCGTATCCGATTAACTACGGCGGCAAGCCGACCTACTCCTGGCCGGCCATGCTGCCCATCGCCTTCGAGCTTACGGTTCTTTTCGCCGGAGCCATCGGCACGGTCGGCGCTCTGATGGCGCTGGCACGACTGCCGATGCCGGGTCGTAAGATCCTGCATCCTTCGATTACGGACGACAAATTCTGTCTCTGGATTCCCTCGGATTCCGCGAACTTCAGCGAAGAAGGCGTGAAAAGCTTTCTGAGCGAGCTCGGAGCAGAAGAAATCACGGTGGTGAAGTGAATATGAAACGTTATACAGTACTGGCCTTTTCGGCCGCCCTGCTGGCCTCGTGCAACTACTCGGGCAATAAGTCAGGCGCTCATTATTTCCTCGACATGCATGATAACATGGCTGTCGAGGCGCAGGAAGAGGACCTTTCGACTCTGAATCGTAGCTTCGACGGCACCTATGCAAAAGGCGCTGATAACATCGAAGTCTGGTCAGGGCCTGGCGCCGGTCTTCGTGTTCCACCTCAGGGCACGGTTCCGCGCAACTATCAGCCCTACCTTTATGATAGCGGCGACTTCGAAACGCCGGCCCGTGAGCTGAAGAATCCTCTGATGGCGACGGCTGAAGTTCTGAAGAACGGACAGAAGCAGTATAACATCTACTGCGGCGTCTGTCATGGACAGCTCGGTCATGGCGACGGCCCCGTTACGCCTCGTTTTGCCGACATCCCTGCTCTTGCAGGAGGCAAGTCGCAGGTGCTCGACTGGGAAGACGGCAAGTTCTTCCATATCATAACCGTCGGCCGCGCACGGATGAAGCCGTATGCCGCTCAGATCTCTCCCGAGAACCGCTGGGCGATCATTCACTACATCCGCCTGCTTCAGAAACAATAAGGAGTTATTGCAATGCATCTTCCCGGTAATGATAAACTGGAGTTCCGCATCTCTCCGATGTTCCGGAACGTCGCTCTGGGCCTGATGGGCCTGGGCCTACTTCTGATCGCGTATCAGATCATCGCTCCCTGGCATGGCTCAGTTCCGCATGAGGAAGGCCATGGTTACAGCAATCCGCGTCTTTTCATGTCGATGAACCTGGCGCTTCTTGTCGGTATTCCCGTCGCCCTGGGCGGTATCTTCTTCACCGCGCTGCACCACCTTTCGGGTGCGGCATGGAGCACGACCGTCCGTCGCCTGTCCGAGTCCTTCTTCTGGTCTCTTCCGGTGCTTCTTGTCTTCCTGGCCGTCGTTCTCTTCGGCATGAAAGATGTGTTCCACCACTGGGCGACCTACGTTCCCGGTAGCGAACCGAAGGACGCGCTTCTCGAAGTGAAGGCAGCTTACCTGAACCAGACGTCCTTTATAATCAGGAACATCGTTATCTTCCTGATCTGGATCGGCTTCGGCTTCCTTTTCTGGAAGACCTCTGTAAAACAGGATGCTGACGGTGAGTTCAAGCATACGTCGCTTCTTGTGAAGCTCTCTGCCGGCTTCATGGTCGTCTTCGGACTGACGCTGTCGGTTTCGTCCTGGGACCTTGGCATGTCGGTGGAACCGCACTGGTTCTCGACGATGTGGGCGGTTTACTTCTTCACCGGCCTTGGACTGAGCGTCTTCGCCGCCATGATCCTGTGGATCTGGTATCTGAAGCGTGCCGGCTATGTTGCCGAATCCGTGAACACCGAGCATATCCATGACCTCGGCAAATGGCTGTGGGGCTTTACGGCCGGCTGGGCTTACATCGCCCTCGGTTCGCAGTTCCTTCTCATCTGGTATGCGCACATTCCCGAAGAGACGATCTTCTACCACACTCGTATGTATAACGACGATATGACCTACAACGCATGGGGTTTCATGTCGCTCGTCATCGTCATGCTGCGCTGGATTCTTCCTTTCTTCCTGCTGATCAAGCGGGAATGGAAGCGTAACCTGAACTGGCTGGCCATCAACGCCATCGTCGTTCTTGTCGGTCAGGTGCTCGATATGTACTGGGTGCTTTATCCGACGCTGGACGGCGGCCACTTCATCTGGCCTTCGATTCAGGAACTCGGACCTCTGCTTCTGCTGGTCGGCGCCTTCATGCTGTCCACGGCATGGGGACTGAGCCGTGCGAAGCTGATCCCGGTTAAGGATCCGCGACTTGAAGAGTGCCTGCACTCCCATCATTGATCGAAGAAGAGGAACTCATGAACTACAGGAATACGATCATCGGCAGCATGGCAACGATCGCCCTGCTTGCCTCGTGCAAGAAAGAGACTCCGATCTATGAAGCGACCGCAGAGGCACTTCACAACGGTTCTCTCTATTACAACGTTTCTGAGGCGAACTGTAAGTCCTGCCACGGAACGGATTGGAACGGCAACGGGCCCGAGGCCCGTTCTCTGAAAGAACAGGGACTGGCCGTTCCCGATTTCACAGCCGCTCTGTCTCCCGACAAAACGGTGCTGGATTATTTCAAGGCGATCACGATCGGCACCGAGAAAACGAAATCTCTGCCGTCGGCTCATGCCTACCAGAGCCATACGGACCGCTCTCGCTGGGCGATGGCGAACTTCCTCTATTCGCTTGGCAAGCCGTCCTCTGACGAAGCTCGTCGCAAGACGGCAAGCGAAGCGGCTATGAAAGAGATTCAGGCCGCCTATTCGAATAGCCGTCGCTGGTATATGGGCGATAACAAGCCTTCAGCAGAAAGAGAAAAAGCGCCTGCTCTTGAGGCCCTTCTTTCGAAGGCCGGATTCACGCCGAGCAGCGAGATCTCCGTCGTTCCCGTTTCGGATTCGCGTCGCGAAGGCGCCTTTCATGCACAGGACAGCCAGGCAGAGGGATATGCTCTCTATAAAAGCAACTGCCAGTCCTGCCACGGCGTATTCGGCGAAGGCTCTCAGGGAGCCGTTCATCTCGGCGCCCTGCCCGGTGAAGGCGAAGGCAAAGGCGGCATTCCGCGCCTGAAGCCCGTTCATGCCTCCATCCGTGACCTGGCCGAGGTCGGCGCCCTTTCAGCCGGAGCTCTGAGCTCCGCACACAACGATAAGGATGCGTTCGGACAGAAGTCGCATGCTCTGACTGAAGAGCAGTGGGAGCTTCTGGCCGATTACATTAAATCCATCACCGGAAAGTAACCATGATACAGACAGATCGTTATTCCAAATCCATCGTGTATTTCAAGAACGCCGGTATCGTGTGGACCTTTCTCGGTCTTACAGCCGGACTGCTCAATGAAATGCAGATGATGTTCTCCGTTCCGGGCAGCGATTCTCCGCTCTCATACGGCCTTCTCAAGGCCATCGCTGCCAATATGACCATCTTCGGCGGTTTTCTGTCGTTCTTCCTGGCCTATGCTCTGCGCATTCTGAATGCAGAAGGCGGCAAGCAGAAGATTGATATGATCGCCCGTGTGTCGTTCTTCCTTCTTCAGATCGGTCTGGGCATCGGTCTTGTGTTCATCGCCGCCGGTTATGCCGACGGTCGTGAATACGGCGAGATGAACTTCCACACCGACAACATGATCCTGCTTTCAATCGCCATCGTGCTGGGCCTTTCGATCTTCAATCTGAACGGACAGAAGCTCTCTGCTGCCGCTCAATTCCAGCTTGTGACGCTTTCGGGCATGGTCGTCTCGTTCTTTCTCGGCAACTTCGGATTCCCGAATTCGCTGATTACGGCCGTCGCTCCGACGTCGGGCATCCAGGACGCCGTCGTGCAGGAATACTACCGCATGGCCGTGCTGATGTTCTTCGTCTATCTGCCGCTTCTCACCATCCTGTATCAGGCTGTGCCCGAGAAGTTCGGCGTTGAGATTCAGAGCCAGCCTGCCGTGCGCTTCCAGCTGCTTGTGTCGATTCTCTTTATTCCGCTTGCCGGCGCCGGAGCGCTTCTCTACTCCGTTGCTCCGCAAACGCTGCAGATCCTCGGCGCCTACACGTCGGCAGCCCTTGCCGTCTCTGTCGCTGCCGGAACGGTGAATCTTCATCAGAGTTTCAAGGCCGCTGCAGGCACAGCCTCTGACGGCGTTGTGGCAGCGATCCGACTGGGCGGTACGTTCCTGACGCTGATCACGGTGCTGCAGTTCGTTACCCGACTGCCCTTTGCAAAACACTATCTGCAGTATACGGCATGGAACGACGCCGATCCGTTCTTCACCGCCACGACGGCCGGTCTGATCGTGCTCTTTGTAGCGGCGGCGATGATCTCGTCGAACGGCAAAAACGGTCCTTCGGGCTGGGTGCTGGCCGTGCTCTCGACGGGCGTGCTTCTGATTCTTCCGGTTACGCTGATCCAGGGCCTGCTTGAAGGCATGGCCGCTCTTGGTATGACCGAAGACGGAGCCGCTCTGAAGAATCCGTCCTGGGCAGCCGTTTCGACGGTCAGCTCCTTTGTAAAAGGCGGAACCGCTCTTCAATACGTCGCCTCGCTGAACGGAGTGATCCTGCTTGCGAAGCTTCTGATCTTTGTCGCCTTCTTCCCCATTATGGGATCGTTCTTTGAAGAAGGCGATGCCGCTCTCACAGCTGAGAGCAAGGCAGCTTGAGGGAGAAACACATGAAATCGATCTTTGAAAATCCCATCAAACTGGTCGGTGCGACGATCGTTCTCTCTGTCGCATCGTTTGCAGCCGTCGCTGTGCTGCCCTTCTGCGGACTCGATCTGCACGGAGCGCATGCACATACGCAGGCGCCCGAAGATCCGCTTGTTCTGAAAGGACATGAGGTTTACTACGAAGCCGGATGCCAGAGCTGCCATACGCAGAACATCCGCCCGTTCAAGGCTGAGGTCGTGCGTTTCACAAACGTCGAGAAATACGCGAATACCTACAGCGCCGATGCGAAAGAACTCGTATTCTTCACGCCTTCGGTGATGGGCAGCCGCCGCATCGGACCGGACCTTTCTGCCGCCGCATCAAAATACACGAAGGAAGGCCTGACCGAGCTGCTACAGAGCAAAGAAGGCCTTCATAGCTTCACGCATCTCTTTGCCGGCGAAGAGGCCGGTGGAAGCATGCAGCCTCTGCGTATGTCGTGGAAGATCCGCTGGATGATGAATGCCGGTATTCCCTTCTCTGATCCGTATCAGCGCGGCGTATTCGACCGACTTGACGAGTCCACCCGCGGCGACGCCCTTGTAGCCTATCTGCTCTTCCTCGGAAAGCGGAACCTGTCCTACGAGTCGCAGTTCTACAAACAATAAGAGGAAGCGAATATGTCTGAGCATAACAACAATCCTGAAACTAAGTCGACTCCGGGCTGGGTCGCTTACCTCTTCTCTCTCGTTCTGGTCATCGGTATCGGTGCGACCATCTATCAGGTGGGATTCCGCGCACAGAGCCGCCAGAGCATGATTCGCGAAGAGATGGGAACGGAAACGATCAAACCGACGATTGAGATCATTCCCGTGCGTGACGCGAAGGCGATCGCAAACGGGGAGGCCACTTACAAGCGTGCCTGCTTCGCCTGCCACGGAATGGATCTTGAGGGCGGCGTCGGCCCGAACCTGAAAGACACGGAATGGTATCATCCGCCGTCCAAAGAGACGAACCTCTACAAGCTCGTTTCTACGGGCATCTCGGGTGCACAGGCCGTTAAGGGCGTACCGATGCCTCCGAAGGGCGGCGCTGCAATTTCGGGCATCGAGGTCTGGGAGGTTATCTACTATCTTTCCAGCCGTAACCCCTCGATTGAAAAAGACGCCGTTTCAAACGTGAAGTAAGCGACGTTCGACCTTTTTATCTGGAAAAAGCCGGGTGATAAGCCCGGCTTTTTTTACTTTGAGGGGTTAGGACGGCTCGGTATCAAATTGTTTTTAAATTCCCGCCAGCGAACGTGAAAAGCCGATCACATCTCAAACGGAATAAACTCGTGGGGGCCGTAGACCTCGGCTCGCAGATCATCCAGCATACCGTACATCTCCCAGGCGTCCTGAGCGCGCTGCATGGGGCTTTCTTTTAAGAAGAATCTGATGAAGCGCTGTATGCGTTCATCGACTTCGGCCGGCATCTCAGCCGTCTCGGGATTCCCGCCCAGAGCATAGACCATACAGCGAGCGGCCGAGAACAGATCAGAGGAAGGTAGAGGCGGCTTCTTTTCAGCAACCTCGGGAGCGCTGTATTTCTCGTTCAGGATGCGAAACCCCTGCCCGGTCGATGCAGGCTTGTAGATCGAGCACGTCCAGTCGATCAACCATACGTTATGATCTGAGGGCCGTATCATAATATGAGCGGGATCGACGTTGCCGTGCAGAATGCCCTGACTGTGCGCATAGCCGAGCACCGATAGCAAACGCCGGAACAGCCAGATGATATGCCGCGGTGGGATGCCCTTCACGTATTTCTCGCGCACGGAATGCAGGTCATAGCCGTCGATGCGGCGCATCACAAGGCCGATGCGGCCGTCGTCGGTCCGGAAATCATCCATGAGCACGGGCAGATGCTTCGTCTGCACCCCTTCGCCGGCATGAAGCAGCTTGATGATACGCGCTTCGTTTTGCATGAGATCGTTATCCGCCGGATCTTCGACCAGCTTGATGACGATCTTTGCCGCCTCGCCCTCGCCTTCTTCGCATACTCCCTCGAATACCGTAGCAAGATCACCCTGTGCCAGCGCCTTCTCGATACGATAGTGCCGTCGCGTCGTCGCAATTGAAGCGGCGGAATTCGCCTCGGCGCCTCGCTGCGGAGCCCTGCCGTATTCGCCCGACTGAACCTTGCTCAGGGCCTGCTCATAGAATGCTTGCAGTAAGGCATGCGCCTCTGTTGCCAGCTCCTTTGCATCGGCATCACCGGGATACAGATCGGGATCGGTCAGCTGACTCAGGCGCAGGAAGGTCTTTTTAATCGTCGCTCGCAACTCGTCGCTCGACGTTCCGGCAGCCGGGATTCCAAAGACATCTTCTGTGCGCACCGCATCCTTGAGCGATGCAAGCACCTGATTTAATTCTGCAATTACGGAAGGCATCCCATAGGCTGTGATGCCGGCCAGAGGCTGTCAATCGGGAATTGGAGAGGGCGGCGGCGGAAAAAGCTGCAGACTACTCTTTCAGAAGAATGCAGGCTCCAACATGACGCTGCTCCCAGGTATCACCATTTTTTTGCGTCCATACACTCGTACCCTGAGATGTTCTGATATGCATGAACATTCCCTGTGTCATCATTGTGAATGAAAAAGGCTGAGCCTTCTTCAAGACGGGAAAGGCCACCCATGGGCCATCGACCACCGTTAGATAGAGAAGATTCCCCTGCACCCTTGCCTCTGCCAGGGTATTACAGGCATCGTACGAATACGAATGAGCAGTTCCGGGAGAATATCGGTACCCGTGAGATCGTGAGTAGTAATAGTGGTAATCGTACGATGTATGTCGAAAGTTAGGAGAGCTACACCCAACAAGAATTAGACTGACGCTCAACAACAGGAAGACTATCCGTCGCAATACTGGCATTTCTTTCTCCTGATATGATTTGAAATTGCAACCCCCTTCTAAGAAGGGGTGACCGACCCCGCGCTCGTACGGGTCACTTCTTCTTTCTAATCTCGCTCACGTCATCCATCATCCGGAAGAATCTCTTATAGAAGTCCGCAGCCGTATAGCCTATGAAGAGGTACAGCGCCACGATCGGAATAATGATCAATACCATCAGCCATCCGAAACGGCCGGCAAACGAGCCGATGTAGGGCATGGCCTGAAGAGCGGCGGAACCGATAGGGCTTTTGATCACGATAAGACTGAGTATGCCGGCAATCGCACCGAAGCCAAGCAAGCTCATAGCCGTCACCTCAACGATTACGATCCATACCGAGTAGAAAATGGAATAGAATACTCCGCCTTTGTTCACATCGAGCTGCAGAATATCAGAGGATCGAATCCAGAGAATAGACGCACTGAGCACAAAGATCAGGAAAAGTCCGATTGCGCCCACGACGACGACAAGAAAGGCAATAGCAGGCGCCTCGCCAGTCAATTTCGATAGAGCGGCTATCGGTACAACAAACGCTATGATCAACCAGAACGCCGCGACCACTCGCAGGCCCCATCCAAATAGCTGTTTCCAGTACTGTCCCTTTTCAAGGTCATGCAACACCGGCTTCAAGAACAAAAGTCTTTCGAACATATCAACCCTCTCTATTTTTCAATCTTCATTTTTTTATCGATCTCAGGTAAGCTCGCTCGCTGTCGATGTCTCGCAGATGATCGAATAACGTCTCGTATTCATCAAGCTGCTCGTCAGAGAGAACCTTCTCTCTGACGGACTCGCGGAAGTCTTTATCCTTCCCCAGTTCATCAACATGATTCTTGTATTCGATATAGTCGACGTCGGTACGCGGATAGCGAAACCTGCCAATAAAACGCATATACGTACCGGCCTGGTACCCTCTGATCACCGCCGGCATCGAATAAGAACTCACGGCGGCCAGAGTAAACGGCTGAACATCGCCTCCCGGATCGGCCCGGACAAGCTGCTCGGCCATGGCTTTCAGCTCATCAATGGCAACAACAAGCATGGCGGCTTCGCGCGGGCTGAGGTCGCCCGGCTCCTTGCTGCCGATCATCTTCATGTACACAACTTCGTCTGCGGGCATCTTACCAAGAAGCGCCAGGACACGCTTTGCCAGTTCGGCCTCGGGTGGTCGTTCGCTACAGCCCAGCGCGGCCAATGAGAAGAGGAAGGCAACGGATCCGCATCTCAGCAATGAATTCGTTGCAAAAACTTTTTCTATAAACATCGCAGATTGTTGGATATCATAGATTTTTCTGAATGCAAATACTCAAAATGGAGTATTTTTCGCTTTCCGGCAGATGCAATCAAGGTCTGAATCTGACAATAATCGCATTGTCATCATTGCTACTGCCGGCAACCTCAACACCGGCTCCATAGGAATATGGACGGTCATCAAATTGATGGCCTACGGCGATAATATCACCGTTCGAGGCAGCTGCCACGCCATAAAAGATAGAGCGCCAGTTGCTGAATGTCGGCACGGAAGTCCTCGTCCATTGCAGGGATCCTGCGCTGCTGCTCTTACGAAGCATATACTGACAGGGCACCCCGACGTTAGAACACTCCACAGAACCTGCCGTAATTATACTGTCGCTCTCATCTACAGAGATTGCTCTGAAACGTGCGTCATACTGCTCTGAGCTCGCACCAAGGGCAAGGTCTGCTGTGCCGTCGCTGCTGTAACGAACAAGCAATGCACCGATATTATTGCTGTAGGATGTGCTATTCGCCACGCCGACGCTGCCGGCTGCATCATAGGTATATCGACCTGATCCTGTCTGATAACCGGCCGCATAGATTCGGCCATGAGAATCCACGGAAACATTGTCAAAAGAGGATTCATCTGTGCCCGAGAAGACGCTTCTCGCCCATTGTGCAGTTCCGGCGTTACTATAGCTGATTAGAAGCGCATTCCTGCGGTTGGATACGGCACCGGTAGCATTCACGGCGCCATACTGGAATACGGAGTTCCCATATTGATAACCCACAACAACGACATCTGAACCCGACATTGCCACGGCATGGAATGCGGCGGAGGCGTTCGGGCCGGCAGTGGTTGACCTTCCCCAGATAGCATCTCCAGAGGGATCAAATTTGACCAGAACAGGCGCGTTCGTCAAACTGCCTGGATCCACGCTAACTCCATTCCCATAGTCAAGGCTGCTCTGCCCCTGATAGCCTGCCGCGTACACATTTCCATCGCCGTCAATAGCCAGCCCGTAAAAAGCAGACCTTGCTCCGGAACCTGTCGGGCTTTTCGCCCATATTGCCTCACCATCCGGGCTGTATTTGACGATGAGCGCATTCTCGTAGGTACTGCTCCCGGTTGCAGACACTCCGGCACCGTATTGAAAAGTTCCCGTACCCGTTTGCTGTCCGGCAACGTAAATATTGCCGGCTCCATCGATAGCGATGGCATTGAATTCTGATTGCCGGGTTCCCACGACGCTACTGCGCGCCCACTGCGCAACTCCGTCGCCATTGAATTTGATTAACAGGCCGTTCTCATATACCGAGGCCCCTTGAACGCTCACAGCATCACTGTACGAATATGTTCCAGATCCTTCCTGATATCCTACAGCGTACAGAGATCCGTCCGCCGTAAGCGTGACCGCGCGGAATTCCGAAGCTTCGGCGCCCTCCACTACCGATCGTGCCCAGATGGCCGTTGGTTCACCGCCTGCTGCACCACCCAGCAGAGCAAGAAAGCTCATATCGGTACTCTCGCTCTTAGAACAGGAAGAGAATACAGTAACCACGAAGCCAAAGATAACGAGCTGTGCACGCCGGTGCCATTTGCGCTGTATCGAATTTTTATGTGTAAGCATCCTGTCCCCCCGGGCTTCGATCTGATCATGTACTCTCTCATCTATGCCCTGATAGCCGATCGCGTTAACCCCGTAAGGATGCGCCGTCAGGTAGAGTCTTGCCATCAAACAATCGAAACCGGTGAGATTATATGGGTATACTCTCGCAGATTGCAATACTCAATATAGAGTATTTTTCGACAATATGATAGAATCTGGCATCCGACACTGAGACTTACAGGCCCCCGTTGTTACAGGAGGCCAAGTTCTTTCGCTTTGATGGCCACTCCATGTCATTCAGAAAGCGGACATAATTTATAATTGACAAAGCTTGAATATGACCATATATAGTCTCATGGAGACTATATCCATTTCCAAACTGAAGGCCCATCTCAGCGATGCGCTAAAAAAAGTTGGAAAGGGGACTGAATATGTGGTGATGGACAGGAGCCATCCCGTTGCAAGACTGATCCCTTTTTCGGGCAATCTCAGAATTACGATTCAGGAGCCACAGAACCCCGGGAAAATCGTCCAACGAAGGTTCGCCGGAAACCTCGACCTGGATCCTGTAGATATTCTCTTACAAGATCGGAGCGGAGAATATCGTTGATTGTATACCTTGATACTTCTGTTCTCCTTCGGTGGCTGTTGAATCATAATAATGCCTATTCCGATTTTTTTTCCTGGGACCGATGCTATGTGAGCGAGCTTCTATGGATTGAAAGCAATCGCACTCTAAATCGGCTGCGTCTTGAAAGTCGGATAACGGATCAAGACTACTCCGATCTTCGCCTGAATCTATCGGAGGTCTATTCGACCTTTCAAATAATTGAAATCGGCGATGCAGTTAAGAAAAGAGCTGGCGAACCGTTTCCTACCGTCATCGGAACGCTGGACGCCATTCATCTCTCATCTGCCCTTTTTCTCTCAGAAGAATTACGGGATGCTTCATTGGTGCTCCTGACACACGACGTTCAACTGGCCCTGGCTGCCGTTGCCTGTGGACTCTCCG
This region of Leptonema illini DSM 21528 genomic DNA includes:
- a CDS encoding protein kinase domain-containing protein, with protein sequence MPSVIAELNQVLASLKDAVRTEDVFGIPAAGTSSDELRATIKKTFLRLSQLTDPDLYPGDADAKELATEAHALLQAFYEQALSKVQSGEYGRAPQRGAEANSAASIATTRRHYRIEKALAQGDLATVFEGVCEEGEGEAAKIVIKLVEDPADNDLMQNEARIIKLLHAGEGVQTKHLPVLMDDFRTDDGRIGLVMRRIDGYDLHSVREKYVKGIPPRHIIWLFRRLLSVLGYAHSQGILHGNVDPAHIMIRPSDHNVWLIDWTCSIYKPASTGQGFRILNEKYSAPEVAEKKPPLPSSDLFSAARCMVYALGGNPETAEMPAEVDERIQRFIRFFLKESPMQRAQDAWEMYGMLDDLRAEVYGPHEFIPFEM
- a CDS encoding type II toxin-antitoxin system Phd/YefM family antitoxin encodes the protein METISISKLKAHLSDALKKVGKGTEYVVMDRSHPVARLIPFSGNLRITIQEPQNPGKIVQRRFAGNLDLDPVDILLQDRSGEYR
- a CDS encoding type II toxin-antitoxin system VapC family toxin, which codes for MIVYLDTSVLLRWLLNHNNAYSDFFSWDRCYVSELLWIESNRTLNRLRLESRITDQDYSDLRLNLSEVYSTFQIIEIGDAVKKRAGEPFPTVIGTLDAIHLSSALFLSEELRDASLVLLTHDVQLALAAVACGLSVAGMGNRA
- a CDS encoding cbb3-type cytochrome c oxidase subunit I, with the protein product MIQTDRYSKSIVYFKNAGIVWTFLGLTAGLLNEMQMMFSVPGSDSPLSYGLLKAIAANMTIFGGFLSFFLAYALRILNAEGGKQKIDMIARVSFFLLQIGLGIGLVFIAAGYADGREYGEMNFHTDNMILLSIAIVLGLSIFNLNGQKLSAAAQFQLVTLSGMVVSFFLGNFGFPNSLITAVAPTSGIQDAVVQEYYRMAVLMFFVYLPLLTILYQAVPEKFGVEIQSQPAVRFQLLVSILFIPLAGAGALLYSVAPQTLQILGAYTSAALAVSVAAGTVNLHQSFKAAAGTASDGVVAAIRLGGTFLTLITVLQFVTRLPFAKHYLQYTAWNDADPFFTATTAGLIVLFVAAAMISSNGKNGPSGWVLAVLSTGVLLILPVTLIQGLLEGMAALGMTEDGAALKNPSWAAVSTVSSFVKGGTALQYVASLNGVILLAKLLIFVAFFPIMGSFFEEGDAALTAESKAA
- a CDS encoding c-type cytochrome, coding for MSEHNNNPETKSTPGWVAYLFSLVLVIGIGATIYQVGFRAQSRQSMIREEMGTETIKPTIEIIPVRDAKAIANGEATYKRACFACHGMDLEGGVGPNLKDTEWYHPPSKETNLYKLVSTGISGAQAVKGVPMPPKGGAAISGIEVWEVIYYLSSRNPSIEKDAVSNVK
- a CDS encoding DUF3341 domain-containing protein yields the protein MVEGLIEKTFEYTYRETTNGVFGLFSTPEQISHAAKETVKKGFTNFDCLTPFPVHGLEYDMGLKRSKIPYVTFVMGLVGLATAIFLQLNVHEMVIPVTITHAIDAMPNLNSYPINYGGKPTYSWPAMLPIAFELTVLFAGAIGTVGALMALARLPMPGRKILHPSITDDKFCLWIPSDSANFSEEGVKSFLSELGAEEITVVK
- a CDS encoding cbb3-type cytochrome c oxidase subunit II; the encoded protein is MKSIFENPIKLVGATIVLSVASFAAVAVLPFCGLDLHGAHAHTQAPEDPLVLKGHEVYYEAGCQSCHTQNIRPFKAEVVRFTNVEKYANTYSADAKELVFFTPSVMGSRRIGPDLSAAASKYTKEGLTELLQSKEGLHSFTHLFAGEEAGGSMQPLRMSWKIRWMMNAGIPFSDPYQRGVFDRLDESTRGDALVAYLLFLGKRNLSYESQFYKQ
- a CDS encoding c-type cytochrome, translated to MKRYTVLAFSAALLASCNYSGNKSGAHYFLDMHDNMAVEAQEEDLSTLNRSFDGTYAKGADNIEVWSGPGAGLRVPPQGTVPRNYQPYLYDSGDFETPARELKNPLMATAEVLKNGQKQYNIYCGVCHGQLGHGDGPVTPRFADIPALAGGKSQVLDWEDGKFFHIITVGRARMKPYAAQISPENRWAIIHYIRLLQKQ
- a CDS encoding cytochrome c; translated protein: MNYRNTIIGSMATIALLASCKKETPIYEATAEALHNGSLYYNVSEANCKSCHGTDWNGNGPEARSLKEQGLAVPDFTAALSPDKTVLDYFKAITIGTEKTKSLPSAHAYQSHTDRSRWAMANFLYSLGKPSSDEARRKTASEAAMKEIQAAYSNSRRWYMGDNKPSAEREKAPALEALLSKAGFTPSSEISVVPVSDSRREGAFHAQDSQAEGYALYKSNCQSCHGVFGEGSQGAVHLGALPGEGEGKGGIPRLKPVHASIRDLAEVGALSAGALSSAHNDKDAFGQKSHALTEEQWELLADYIKSITGK